Proteins co-encoded in one Leptospira stimsonii genomic window:
- the atpB gene encoding F0F1 ATP synthase subunit A, producing the protein MNLNQTSFMTKKLIFFAFLVVLLQFPIFASEESSHETFDLNEVIVHHLMDNPEFPFNVGGVQVFEGQSGFDPKNASIFTDHETGKRFHYVGGFDMHITKRVTMMWIVALLLFLIFIPAARIIAKNPLKVQSRFANMVEVFVNFLKKDIVDESMHGHGHGYYHYIFTLFFFILFCNLMGLVPPVGELIAVAGESAGIIHVDHHNMPLVAKLWSGITVTGDISVTMTLALLTMLLIYSAGFIYQGPKFIWHSVPNGVPLPLYLIMWPLEFIVSPLAKTFALTVRLLANMTAGHVIILALMGFIFQFQSWGIVPVSVIGSGLIYVLEIFVAFLQAYIFVLLTSLFVGLSMHRH; encoded by the coding sequence ATGAATCTAAACCAGACTTCTTTTATGACAAAAAAGTTAATCTTCTTTGCGTTCTTAGTTGTATTACTTCAATTCCCTATCTTTGCGTCCGAGGAATCTTCTCACGAAACCTTTGATCTGAATGAAGTCATCGTCCATCACTTGATGGACAACCCCGAGTTTCCTTTTAACGTAGGCGGGGTTCAGGTATTCGAAGGACAATCCGGCTTTGATCCGAAGAACGCGTCCATCTTCACCGATCACGAAACCGGCAAACGGTTTCACTACGTCGGCGGGTTCGACATGCACATCACAAAACGTGTCACGATGATGTGGATCGTAGCTCTTCTTCTTTTTCTGATTTTTATTCCTGCCGCTCGTATCATCGCAAAAAATCCACTCAAGGTTCAGTCTCGTTTTGCCAACATGGTGGAAGTCTTCGTCAACTTTCTCAAAAAAGACATCGTGGATGAAAGTATGCATGGACACGGTCACGGATACTATCACTACATCTTCACGTTATTCTTCTTTATTCTCTTTTGTAATTTGATGGGACTTGTTCCTCCCGTAGGAGAACTGATCGCGGTTGCGGGAGAATCTGCGGGAATCATTCACGTAGATCACCACAATATGCCTCTCGTAGCCAAGCTCTGGAGTGGAATTACGGTTACCGGCGATATCTCGGTAACGATGACTCTCGCGCTTCTTACGATGCTCTTGATCTACAGCGCCGGTTTTATCTATCAAGGACCGAAATTTATTTGGCATTCGGTTCCAAACGGAGTTCCTCTTCCGCTTTATTTGATCATGTGGCCTCTCGAATTTATCGTTTCTCCGTTGGCGAAAACCTTCGCACTTACCGTGCGTCTTTTGGCAAACATGACCGCTGGACACGTTATCATTCTCGCTCTGATGGGTTTTATCTTTCAGTTTCAATCTTGGGGAATCGTTCCCGTTTCGGTGATCGGTTCCGGTTTGATTTATGTTTTGGAGATCTTCGTAGCTTTTCTCCAGGCATACATTTTCGTTTTGCTTACTTCCTTATTCGTGGGATTGAGCATGCATAGGCATTGA
- a CDS encoding ATP synthase F0 subunit C: MEFGLGYIGVGIAAGVAILGAALGIGRIGGSATEGISRQPEAGGKIQTAMIIAAALIEGAALFALVIAFQAAGTLNEGLKATVEFQTKASAPATEEKGK; the protein is encoded by the coding sequence ATGGAATTTGGATTAGGATATATTGGTGTAGGAATCGCCGCAGGAGTCGCAATTCTCGGAGCGGCACTCGGAATCGGAAGAATCGGTGGTTCTGCTACTGAAGGAATTTCAAGACAACCAGAAGCTGGTGGTAAGATTCAAACTGCAATGATTATCGCTGCAGCCTTGATCGAAGGTGCCGCTCTGTTCGCTCTCGTGATCGCTTTTCAAGCGGCGGGAACTCTGAACGAAGGTTTGAAAGCTACTGTTGAATTCCAAACAAAAGCTTCCGCACCTGCTACTGAAGAAAAAGGAAAGTAA
- a CDS encoding F0F1 ATP synthase subunit B, translating into MVLLAAKGLSLLDVNPGLVVWTLVTFLVVVLVLKKFAWDVILKALDERAETVQNDIKKASELRSEAEALLKDYEARLNSAKDEANAIIAEAKSDALKLKNKLLEETNSEVKAQKDQAVKEIELAKGKALEQLQSQIVEMSISVASKVLEKQLKAEDYKAFVEKELEQLKKLSA; encoded by the coding sequence TTGGTACTCTTAGCTGCTAAGGGATTAAGCCTCCTAGATGTAAACCCGGGTCTGGTAGTCTGGACTCTGGTTACCTTTCTAGTCGTAGTCTTAGTTCTGAAAAAGTTTGCCTGGGATGTAATTCTGAAGGCGCTCGATGAAAGAGCGGAAACCGTTCAGAACGACATCAAAAAGGCCTCAGAACTCCGTTCGGAAGCGGAAGCTCTCCTGAAGGATTACGAAGCTAGGTTGAACTCTGCCAAAGATGAGGCGAACGCGATCATTGCGGAAGCCAAGTCGGATGCGCTGAAACTGAAGAACAAACTTCTCGAAGAAACCAATTCGGAAGTGAAGGCTCAGAAAGATCAGGCAGTGAAAGAGATCGAACTTGCTAAAGGAAAGGCTTTGGAACAATTGCAATCACAGATAGTCGAGATGAGTATCTCCGTTGCAAGCAAGGTTCTTGAAAAACAACTGAAGGCCGAAGACTACAAAGCTTTTGTTGAAAAAGAACTAGAACAACTCAAAAAATTGAGCGCATAA
- the atpH gene encoding ATP synthase F1 subunit delta → MNDSGVSKIYASALLGASNAPEEVEQELADLVQLLFQEDKVRNFFLSPVVSIEEKEAILVKNLRGKVSEITLNFLGVLLNKGRFISLPEIQKQFTEELDKKKGRVRAQVRSYPSLEPSQLTKLGSILTERFKSEFILEATEDKTLLGGFVVKFNDLKIEKSIASQLKEIKKAMLEKKLPVGAIYEN, encoded by the coding sequence ATGAACGACTCCGGTGTCTCGAAAATATACGCGTCCGCCCTTTTGGGAGCAAGCAATGCCCCGGAAGAAGTGGAACAGGAACTCGCGGATTTAGTTCAGCTCCTTTTTCAAGAAGATAAGGTCAGGAATTTCTTTCTTTCTCCGGTCGTTTCGATCGAGGAAAAAGAAGCGATTCTTGTAAAAAATCTCCGGGGGAAAGTATCGGAAATAACTCTGAATTTTCTCGGAGTGCTTTTAAACAAAGGAAGATTCATTAGTCTTCCCGAGATCCAAAAACAATTCACAGAAGAGCTGGATAAGAAGAAAGGAAGAGTTCGTGCGCAAGTAAGAAGTTATCCTTCTTTAGAACCTTCTCAACTTACCAAACTCGGATCCATTCTTACGGAAAGATTCAAATCAGAATTCATTCTGGAAGCTACAGAAGATAAAACTCTTCTGGGTGGATTTGTCGTAAAATTCAATGACTTAAAAATCGAAAAGTCAATCGCTTCCCAGCTCAAGGAAATCAAGAAAGCCATGCTGGAAAAGAAATTACCGGTTGGAGCCATCTATGAAAATTAA
- the atpA gene encoding F0F1 ATP synthase subunit alpha, which yields MKIKTDEITSVLKQEILNYKKDLSVEEVGTVLEIGDGIARVYGLKNVMSGEMVEFQNGIFGQAFNLEENSVGVVVYGNYLEIQEGFTVKRTNRILEVPVGPELLGRVVNPLGEPLDGKGPINAKLTRPVESPAPGIAMRQPVGEPMQTGIKAIDAMIPVGRGQRELIIGDRGTGKTSIALDTIINQKGTGVVCVYVAIGQKASTVASTVEMLRNKGALEYTIVVSATAAEPAPLQYIAPYSGCSMAEYFMYNEKKATLVVYDDLSKQAVAYRQMSLLLRRPPGREAYPGDVFYLHSRLLERAAKLDDKYGAGSLTALPIIETQEGEVSAYIPTNVISITDGQIYLQSNLFASGNRPAVDVGISVSRVGSAAQIKAMKQVAGKMKLELAQFRDLEAFAQLGTELDPATQAQLDRGNRIVQMLKQPVSSPFPVEEQVVEIFAVTRGFMDKIPVAKVQEYGKFLLTTIKEKYSEVLEAIRKEKKISDEEKLGEVLSAIAEEFLRKH from the coding sequence ATGAAAATTAAAACAGACGAAATCACGTCCGTTCTCAAACAGGAAATTTTAAATTATAAGAAAGATCTCAGTGTCGAAGAAGTCGGTACGGTTTTAGAAATCGGAGACGGAATCGCCAGAGTATACGGACTCAAGAATGTGATGTCCGGTGAGATGGTGGAATTTCAAAACGGAATCTTCGGACAGGCGTTCAACCTCGAAGAAAATTCGGTGGGTGTGGTCGTTTACGGAAACTACCTCGAAATCCAAGAAGGATTCACCGTAAAAAGAACCAACCGAATTCTCGAAGTTCCGGTAGGTCCTGAACTTCTCGGTCGCGTAGTAAACCCGTTAGGTGAACCCCTCGACGGAAAGGGTCCGATCAACGCAAAGCTCACGAGACCGGTGGAATCTCCAGCACCTGGAATCGCGATGAGACAACCCGTCGGCGAGCCGATGCAAACCGGTATCAAAGCGATCGACGCGATGATTCCAGTAGGGCGCGGTCAGAGAGAGTTGATCATCGGTGACCGTGGAACCGGAAAAACTTCCATCGCCCTCGATACAATCATCAATCAAAAAGGAACCGGTGTTGTCTGCGTTTACGTGGCGATCGGTCAGAAAGCGTCCACTGTGGCTTCCACCGTGGAAATGCTCCGCAACAAAGGCGCTCTCGAATATACGATCGTAGTTTCCGCAACCGCCGCGGAACCCGCTCCGCTTCAATACATCGCTCCTTATTCAGGATGTAGTATGGCGGAATACTTTATGTATAACGAAAAGAAAGCGACCCTCGTAGTTTACGATGACCTTTCGAAACAAGCGGTTGCTTATCGTCAGATGTCTCTTCTTCTTCGTCGCCCTCCGGGTCGGGAAGCGTATCCAGGAGACGTATTCTATCTTCACTCCAGACTTCTCGAGAGAGCGGCGAAACTCGACGACAAATACGGCGCGGGTTCTTTGACTGCACTTCCTATCATCGAGACTCAGGAAGGTGAGGTTTCCGCTTACATTCCTACAAACGTAATTTCAATTACGGACGGACAGATTTATCTTCAGTCCAACTTGTTCGCATCCGGTAACCGTCCTGCGGTAGACGTAGGGATTTCGGTTTCCCGGGTCGGTTCTGCGGCGCAGATCAAAGCGATGAAACAAGTAGCCGGAAAGATGAAACTCGAACTCGCACAGTTCCGCGACTTGGAAGCATTCGCTCAGCTCGGAACCGAGCTCGATCCTGCTACACAAGCACAGCTCGATCGTGGGAATCGAATCGTACAAATGCTCAAACAACCGGTATCTTCTCCGTTCCCGGTAGAAGAACAAGTTGTGGAAATTTTCGCGGTGACTCGCGGTTTTATGGATAAGATTCCTGTGGCGAAAGTTCAGGAATACGGTAAATTTCTCTTAACCACGATCAAAGAAAAATACAGCGAAGTTTTGGAAGCAATCCGCAAAGAAAAGAAAATCTCCGACGAAGAAAAACTCGGCGAAGTTCTAAGCGCAATCGCTGAAGAATTCTTAAGAAAGCACTGA
- the atpG gene encoding ATP synthase F1 subunit gamma, protein MATPREIKKRITSVKNTRKITRTMEMVSTAKSKKISDRVNASHPFSNKIKELVSSLASLSGVVHSPYLRRPDKIKNVALLVITANRGLCGGYNSNVNRLAKAKVTEWKKEGVGVRLFIVGKKGISFFRFAGEKAEKTFTHIDDKAGYKEAEEFANLFLELFAKEEVDAVEIASTVYYSSASQKPEVTRVLPFEVSKDGNVNDMIAYEPSPALVLESLLPLVVKTAFLKAILEANCSEQIARRIAMKSATDAASEMIKLLTRGYNRVRQAKITQEISEIVAGADSLN, encoded by the coding sequence TTGGCAACTCCAAGGGAAATAAAGAAAAGAATCACCTCGGTCAAGAACACGAGAAAGATCACCCGGACGATGGAAATGGTCTCGACGGCCAAGTCCAAAAAGATCAGCGATCGGGTGAACGCTTCTCATCCTTTTTCCAATAAGATCAAGGAGCTTGTGTCTTCTCTCGCGTCTCTGAGCGGAGTCGTTCACAGCCCTTACTTAAGAAGACCGGACAAGATTAAGAACGTAGCTCTTCTCGTGATCACCGCGAATCGAGGTCTCTGCGGAGGATACAATTCCAACGTAAACAGACTTGCGAAAGCGAAGGTCACAGAATGGAAGAAGGAAGGGGTTGGTGTAAGACTCTTTATCGTCGGGAAGAAGGGGATCTCCTTTTTCCGATTTGCGGGTGAGAAGGCCGAAAAGACTTTCACTCACATCGACGACAAGGCCGGATACAAGGAAGCCGAAGAATTCGCGAATCTCTTTTTGGAATTATTCGCTAAGGAAGAAGTGGACGCGGTGGAAATCGCATCTACGGTTTATTATTCTTCCGCGTCACAAAAACCGGAAGTGACCAGAGTGCTTCCGTTCGAAGTGTCGAAAGATGGAAACGTAAACGACATGATCGCATACGAGCCGAGCCCTGCGCTTGTTCTCGAATCGCTACTTCCTCTTGTCGTAAAGACCGCATTCTTAAAGGCGATCCTCGAAGCCAATTGCTCCGAGCAGATTGCAAGAAGAATTGCGATGAAGTCCGCGACGGACGCGGCTTCGGAAATGATCAAACTGCTCACTCGCGGATACAACCGTGTAAGACAGGCAAAAATTACTCAGGAAATTTCTGAGATTGTTGCCGGAGCGGACTCACTGAACTAA
- the atpD gene encoding F0F1 ATP synthase subunit beta produces the protein MNKGKIKQIIGSVLDIEFEGGELPEIYNALEIEATVSGKKETIIAEVQTHIGGKAVRAIALSSTDGLIRGQEVTNTGKPISVPVGEATLGRIFNVLGKTIDEGPAITVKETRPIHRPAPAFDELTSKTEVFETGIKVIDLLAPYIKGGKTGLFGGAGVGKTVLIQELINNIAKQHGGFSVFAGVGERTREGNDLWREMKESGVIDKTVLCYGQMNEPPGARLRVALSALTMAEHFRDSIGTDVLLFVDNIFRFSQAGSEVSALLGRMPSAVGYQPTLSTEMGALQERITSTKKGSITSVQAIYVPADDLTDPAPANAFAHLDATTVLSRAISDKGIYPAVDPLDSTSRVMNAQVLGEEHYTVAREVQRILQRYKDLQDIIAILGMDELSEDDKVLVARARKIEKFLSQPFHVAEVFTGAPGKYVKLADTVRSFKEVISGNYDHLPEQAFYMVGSIDDAIEKAKGYKG, from the coding sequence ATGAATAAAGGTAAAATCAAGCAGATCATCGGATCCGTTTTGGACATCGAGTTCGAAGGCGGAGAACTTCCTGAAATTTATAACGCACTAGAAATCGAGGCTACCGTTTCCGGAAAAAAAGAAACGATCATCGCGGAAGTGCAGACTCATATCGGCGGAAAAGCGGTGCGCGCGATCGCTCTTTCCTCTACGGACGGTTTGATCCGCGGTCAAGAAGTGACGAACACCGGAAAACCGATCAGCGTTCCCGTCGGAGAAGCGACTCTGGGAAGAATCTTCAACGTTCTCGGGAAAACAATCGACGAAGGTCCTGCGATCACAGTAAAAGAAACTCGTCCGATTCATAGACCGGCTCCCGCTTTCGACGAACTCACTTCCAAAACGGAAGTTTTCGAAACAGGAATCAAGGTCATCGATCTTCTCGCTCCTTACATAAAGGGTGGAAAGACCGGTCTTTTCGGCGGTGCCGGGGTTGGTAAAACGGTCCTCATCCAAGAGCTCATCAACAACATCGCAAAACAACACGGTGGTTTCTCCGTATTCGCCGGAGTAGGGGAAAGAACTCGGGAAGGAAACGACCTTTGGAGAGAGATGAAAGAATCCGGGGTTATCGACAAGACCGTTCTTTGTTACGGTCAGATGAACGAGCCTCCCGGCGCTCGTCTTCGTGTTGCGTTATCCGCTCTTACGATGGCGGAACACTTCCGCGATTCCATCGGAACCGACGTCCTTCTTTTCGTGGATAACATCTTCCGATTCTCTCAAGCAGGTTCCGAAGTATCGGCTCTCTTGGGACGGATGCCTTCCGCCGTAGGTTATCAGCCGACTCTTTCCACGGAAATGGGTGCACTTCAAGAAAGGATTACTTCCACTAAAAAAGGTTCGATCACTTCCGTTCAGGCGATCTACGTTCCTGCGGACGACTTGACCGACCCCGCTCCCGCAAACGCGTTCGCTCACTTGGATGCGACTACGGTTCTTTCTCGTGCGATCTCCGATAAAGGGATTTATCCTGCGGTGGATCCGCTCGATTCTACTTCTCGCGTGATGAACGCGCAAGTTCTTGGAGAAGAGCACTACACCGTTGCACGGGAAGTGCAAAGAATTCTTCAAAGATACAAGGATCTGCAAGATATCATCGCGATCTTAGGTATGGACGAACTTTCCGAAGACGACAAGGTTCTTGTAGCGAGAGCGAGAAAGATAGAAAAATTCTTATCTCAACCTTTCCACGTCGCGGAAGTATTTACCGGAGCTCCTGGAAAATACGTAAAACTCGCCGACACCGTTCGTTCTTTCAAAGAAGTGATTTCCGGAAACTACGATCACCTTCCCGAGCAAGCGTTCTACATGGTTGGATCCATCGACGACGCGATCGAAAAAGCGAAAGGATACAAAGGATAA
- the atpC gene encoding ATP synthase F1 subunit epsilon: MSANKLNVSVISPEKILYKGEVDSLVVPGSEGFFGILPNHAPLVAVLGIGVLEIRKGEKVKVLSVEGGFIEVKENSISILTDHGALKEDIDLQAEQKNLSEVEKLPPSDSKNLLLQKAKTRILVASR, translated from the coding sequence ATGTCCGCGAATAAACTGAACGTATCCGTAATCTCTCCCGAAAAGATCCTCTATAAGGGAGAGGTGGATTCTCTGGTCGTTCCGGGTAGCGAAGGATTTTTCGGAATCCTTCCCAACCACGCTCCTCTGGTAGCCGTTCTTGGGATCGGCGTACTCGAAATCCGCAAGGGGGAAAAAGTCAAAGTTCTCTCCGTTGAAGGCGGGTTTATCGAAGTGAAGGAAAATTCCATCAGCATTCTTACCGATCACGGCGCTCTGAAGGAAGACATCGATCTCCAAGCTGAGCAAAAAAATCTCTCCGAAGTTGAAAAACTTCCCCCTTCCGATTCTAAAAATCTTCTCCTCCAAAAAGCAAAAACCCGAATTTTAGTCGCATCGCGCTAA
- a CDS encoding SLBB domain-containing protein yields the protein MRTTIRIIGLLVLFVSIGYLLRRNQDWVRSLFEPESISAAIRGNVQNPGVYRLKQGDTLEDLLKIAGGFKKPSQTQPDLNREILDGQVIELKE from the coding sequence ATGAGAACAACGATCCGAATCATCGGCTTATTGGTGTTATTTGTAAGCATAGGTTATCTTTTGAGAAGAAACCAGGATTGGGTTCGGAGTCTCTTCGAACCGGAAAGTATTTCCGCGGCGATTCGTGGGAACGTTCAAAATCCCGGAGTCTATCGTCTCAAACAGGGAGATACCTTAGAGGACTTATTGAAGATCGCGGGCGGCTTTAAAAAACCTTCGCAGACGCAACCGGACTTGAACCGTGAAATCCTGGACGGTCAGGTCATCGAATTGAAAGAATGA